The following are encoded together in the Cervus elaphus chromosome 23, mCerEla1.1, whole genome shotgun sequence genome:
- the GHRH gene encoding somatoliberin produces MLLWVFFLVTLTLSSGSHGSLPSQPLRIPRYADAIFTNSYRKVLGQLSARKLLQDIMNRQQGERNQEQGAKGRLGRQVDGVWTDQQQMALESVLVSLLQKRRNSQG; encoded by the exons ATGCTGCTCTGGGTGTTCTTCCTCGTGACTCTCACCCTCAGCAGCGGCTCCCATggctccctgccctcccagcctcTCAG GATCCCACGGTATGCAGATGCCATCTTCACTAACAGCTACCGGAAGGTTCTGGGCCAGCTGTCTGCCCGCAAGCTACTCCAGGATATCATGAACAGGCAGCAGGG AGAGAGAAACCAGGAGCAAGGAGCAAAGGGCCGGCTTGGCCGTCAGGTGGACGGCGTGTGGACAGACCAACAGCAGATGGCATTGGAGAGCGTCTTGGTGAGCCTGCTGCAAAAGCGCAG GAATTCCCAAGGATGA